TTTCATATGGCCTTCAGATACACACAAGATTAAcgttcttttttaaaaaaatacaattatctTATTTTTGCATTGCACCTCATTGCCTCCTCCACACCCTGCCTGAGTGTCCCAACGAAAGGtcacttctgctgcttccaagctctcttcccaaagccttttccctgcccacagccatgCAGAGCGGGGCCCACACCCACCCCACACCCCCAGCAGCTCACCTGCAttctgcttctctgggcagtcCTTCTTGAAGTGCTCCACAGAACCACAAAGTTTGCAGCCCCCACCTATTCACACACAAAGCTGTTACTcatctgaggggaaaaaaccaccacaaaacaCCCAGGAAAACACCCTTCCCATGTCTGTGAGGAACAGAGCTGTTTGGAGTCACACTGTTCAGTACAGCATCACACACCACAAATTCCAGCCACTGGGTATTTCTGATCTGCTGGAAGCTCTCTCTTTGAGAAACGAGCTGAATTCTGCTGAAATCCATACTCAAAGGAACTTTAAAAAGTGACAGGGGCTCCTGAGGGAGGTAATCCAACTGCAGGTACTGCGATGTGAAATTCTATACAGCACAAAATTCCACAATACAAACACTTGGCAGCAAGGCGATTTTTGTTACACTTTAACTGGGCTGCAAGATCACCCTCCGGAGTTTGCCAAGACCCCACTTTGTGCTGGGAAACACCAGGAGACAGAATGCTGGTTGTTGGAGCCGACAGAGCAGTGAAACCTTCAATGTGATACCCCATTTCTCACTAAAGTTACTCGGACTGGAGATACTCTCCCTTCAGTACAACCTCCCAGAATATTCAGCTACTGTGTGAGAACGTTCTTACCACCTCCTTGGGTGCACCTAAATACACACTGCCTACATTCACACAGGATTGTGTTCCTTTGTGCATTTCCTGATACTGAGGCACGTGCAGAGACTCACACTTTGCACCTCATCCTGACATTTAATATAAACCTACACTTAAAACAGAAATCCCCAGGTAATTATTTGACAATGAATTCCCCAGAATTACTCTGCTTTTACTGAAAGATACATGGGAATTCCTTTTAGCCACATTCTCATTCACCTGCAGTGTTACTTTTTTCTGTATCAGGTAAGAAGGacatagaaatttaattttactaaaTATAGTGAATCAGTACACTCACCTTCAGCATACAACCCCTTGGGGTTATCCGGACAGGACCTTGACAGATGCCCCATCTCACCACAGATGAAACATTTTGCATAAGGAAATGGCCCTGCAAAATCCCACAGGATTTATGGTCCACATCACAGTTCCAACACAGCAATGACAATATTTTAATCACTTCACGCTACAAATTACTGTCAGGTTCCTCATTACCATACTGCAAAAGTTAAATTTCTAGCAGACAAAGCTTCAGGGTCAGCAGTCAGACAGTTTAGACCCAAGCACTTCACAACAGCACAAATTGCTGAGACCCACCAGCAGCTGGATCCACCTTGGCTCTGCATTTGCTGATGTCGTGCTCCGTGGATCCACAGCGGTAGCAGATCCCCGTCCCCATGTCTTGgctctccagcactgcaggacaATCAGCCACGCCATGGCCAGGTTCTCTGCAGTGGAAACACACCTTGGAAGAGGAAAAtccagtgattctgtgagtgGCAATCCTGGCAAACCTGGAAATCCCAGCCTCATTGGGCCTAAAGAGTAAATGCAATTTTGTCCCCAGGAAAAAGCAATCAGGATGAGACTTTGTGCTCTGCCATCTAACCACATTATCATGGGAACTTTTCTCCTTTAACCAGCAACACACAGTTTGGTGAATCACACACAGAAATTATCTTAGTTCCACCCAGGAACCAAGAGGGGCTGGGGACTCCtcagaggggcagggggaacAGTGCTAAGCCAGGGGAGCCATGCTAAAGGCTACGACTGGAGCTGAAAGTCATCTTTTGTTCCAAACTTCTCATCTTCCATCTGAAGCACgctgtgcctgtggcaggggaaggCTGAGCTCTTGCtgagccccacagcagcagctccacagggagAGCCTCCCACATGGGGCTCTCCTTCAGCAACGTTGTGGGAACGTGACTGGGGGTTAAAAGGGGAAATTCCAGGGGAAAATGCAGTGGATGGGACCCCCTCTGCACAATCCAGGCAGGTCTACCAGGAGggtggagcagggcagagacCCCACAGCTTGCACAAAATCCCTGCAGAGGAAAGGACCTGGTGGTCCTTGCAGCTGATcagccacacagcagctgaaagtCAAGGGGGATGGAGGAGGATGTTCTGGATCAGCAGCTGTGGTGAAATCCCTCTGTCTGGACTGACCACATCCCACCCCAGGGCTACCTCAGGTACTGCCCTGAGCCACCCACTGCCACAGTACAGCCATCCCTAACAAAGATGTGTGACTGAAATCACCATATCTCCATGTAAATGTAAACAAAACCGTATAAAAGTGAATTAGGAAAGAGGAGAAGTTTGGGAAGACTCCATCGTAACCTGTGGGACCGGCTGAACCTATTGATCCCCAGAGGGCCCCAATAGGTGAAGACTGTGCTCTGTGTGAGCCTCACCAGGAATTAGAGCTTGTGTATTGCTCTGAACAGATTGCTCTGGACACACTTTCGCAGTGAGAAGCTGCCACCGGCATCCCTCGAGCCTTAACCCGTcacattttattataaaaagTGTAATTGCGCCCACTGTTCACACCCCCTAAACGTGAGGGGTTTGAGCAAAAAGGGAGggttccttcctttttcctgcagggTAGGACTCACCATGGcgtttctcttcctctcctgcctcctcagcctcctgctctcccGCCGCCTGTCCTTCCTCCgcgcctcctcctcctcctcctccgcaGCCCGCTGCTCGCCGCGGTGCTCCGCGAACCCGTTCACGTCCTGGTTCTCGTactccttcttcttcctcctcctcttggctgccggcggcggctccggctCCCGGCCCGGcgccagctgctcccagggcgTGGCGGACAGTGCCCGGGCCCCGGGCGGGGCGCTCCGCCGGGCCCAGCGGGTCATGgcccggcaccggcaccggtACCGACACTGCCACAGACACTGCCCCCGGCAAAGgctccggcccggcccggcggtGCGCACGGTGATGAcggaagggaagaggaggaggaagaggaggaggaagaggaggaggaagaggaggaggaagaggaggaggaagaggaggaggaagaggaggagcgGGAGGCCGTGGGGAAGGACGGGATGGGGATGCCGGGGGAGGAGGTGCCtgagggggctgtggggacagtcccagcccaggcacGGCAGGGCCAGCTcacagtgtcccaggagctgccagccccaatgtccagcctggccttgggcactgccagggatccaggggcagccccagctgctctgggcaccctgtgccagggcctgcccaccctgccagggaacaatccctgcccaagatcccatccagccctgccctctgccactggcagccattccctggctcctggccctgcagcccttggcaattgtctctctccacctTTGCTGCGGCTCCTTCGGGCCCTGCGAGGCCACAGGGAGCTGAggccaaagcttctcctgtccGGGCTGAGcaatggcagctgtggcagcctttcctggcagcagagctgctccgtccctctgctcatcctggagcctcctctgggccggctccagcagctccaggtgctccctgtgccGGGCccgggctggggcagctctgcaggtggggtctgacctgaggggcagaggggcacaatcccccctgccctgctgcccacgctggggctcagcccagcacagccctttgggctcccagggctcctccggggctgctccttctgcccagcccagcacagggtcTGGGGTCCCGGCCCTCAGCAGGTGAGGTCTCACCTGAGGGCTGACCTGAGCCTCGGCGGTGACCGGGACAGTCCCCGGGGCTGTGCTCCCGCAGGAGGCCACCCAGCAGCctaaataaatgtttatgaGCCAAGTAATGCTTCCCCCGCCCCACCACGTCAGGCATCTTGTGCTTTCCGCATTTCCCCAGCCCCCCGTGACGGTCCCTGGCTGATGCTGTAAAGGTACATATGCATTATACACGCACTATGTAAAATATATACAGAATATTGTCCTTCCTCTAGGAGTTATCCCTAGCACTTGGGTCTCCCTGGAGGAACTGGATTTTGCCGATTTCCCGGTTTTTGAGCCCGCTAGAGGGAGGTCTGCACAAAGCGTGTGTTGAACTGTGCCAGGCAGGACGAGCAGGGCTTGGACGGGAATTAGCGCtgactgcaaataaaaataactgatgAACGCTGCttaaaaaccaggaaagaaaaacagaagggaCCAgtatgtctttttaaaaataaaaacactccCTTTGCTGGTGTATTTAGTTACAGCTCGGCCACAGCGTGGggttgctgctgcagcttgctctgctttctgctttggtGAAGCCCTAAATGTGCTGTCCTGTCTTTTCCAGCCGGAATTCTATCTGTATGTGTGTCTAGGCAGGATCAGCCATCCTTAACATCCAGCTTTGCCGGCAGTGGAAAAGGGTGTAGGAcacttttcctgaaaaatcatACAGCATTTACCTCAAATGTCACTTACTTGGTGAGGCCACACCAATTTAAATTTGCAGTGGTTTGGGATTTGTTGCAAGTTGACATTACTGGGCCGGGAGCTCCCCTGTACCTGGGCACCAGGTGAGTTATGAGCAGCAGTGCAAAGAATTGcatcaatttttgttttttaaaaaaaatatattatttttttttcttagaatacAGCAAATTGTATGAACACAGCATAGTGTTCATATGTTCAAAATCCTCATACCCCCAAAAGGAAGTTTTGCCTGCTGAAGGGGTATCAGAAGCTTtggctgtgcacacacacaacTGATGTTATCCTTGTTCACTCTTTTTTGCCTGTACAGTTTGGGTAGTTAATACTACTTGGCAGAGTGTCAGGGTGACTTTTCCTGGTTATTTTAGTTTGAATGCAAGCctggggagagaaagaaaaaataggcCTTGTTCCCTCTTAAATGATGTTACATCTGCGAAACTACGAGGCTCCTGTGCAGGTGGTTCACTTTGATTTATTCTCCATAAGATGAGCAGGTTGCTTAGCATTTACTGCTCTGCTTTCTTGTCAGTGTTAAACGATTATCTATGCTATATTgaatcttaaatatttttggattcTGCTGGCTGCAACCAGGTCAGCAACCCCTTCAGTGATCCTGTTCAGCTGACCAGCACTGGATGTCATTTCCACAGCTCACAGCTGTGATTCCTTCAGCATATTTAACAAGAGCTTAAATAAGTTGCTCCATCAACTTTTGTTGCTGGATCAACTCAGATATTGATTGCTTTGTATTTATTAAACATCTAAGTGCCTGAATGAACCTTTGAAGGGCTGTGGTCAGTTATTTTATTTGGCTGTTTTACACTGCACagatgctgtttgtttttcttatatCAAAGTGACAATCTGAGGAACGTGGCTCAAGTAGGAGTGTTATACATGCACTGTCAGGATAGCACAAGAATTTTACCTGGTTTGATTTTTGGTGGCTGCCTgttaaacagaaaacactgttttctcaCTGGGGAatgtacttttttattttttcagaaaccCATAGTgaggaaatgaaggaatttcAACTTGATTTGCACAGCACTTCACTTAAGCTTGTGTCTTCAGATCACAAAGTTGTAGTTTCTATGGTTGAAAGAGACAAGGAAGAATGGGTTATCCTCCTGTGTTTGGATAAAATGGTCTTTTCTGCAGTATTGGCTGTACTTTGAAAAACTGCTGGAtttcacagagcagaggagaaagagcTGGCTGgaactgcaggcagcagcacaggtaCAGATTCCTTGGGCAGAGGGATCAGCAAAGGAGAGTGCTCTTATCTTCTCAGTATTACtaatttcttatatttctcTCCGTGAAGAAAAGGgtaaatttctcatttctacagggaaaaaaaaaaaaaaaagtagagatGCCAGTAATGAGAGCTGAGACAGATATTTCTTAAGGGTGTACACTGAAAACTTACAGCATTTTCAAACCAGAATACACATAAAATGAGCTAAAAATTAACTGGCATAATTTATCAACTTCTTTTTCCGCTCTGCTTGGTTCACCTGAATTCCCTGAACAGTGTGTGGAtataaaaaaactaaaactacTTTCAGTACCCTTGTTTACTGATAGACTTATTACTGTAATATGACAGATATTTTCTCATTAGGAGCCTAATAGGTTCCTATAATAATTTAGGGTGAATTAAAAATGTGGTATCAGTCATCAGCAGTGATGGGCTGGGCAGATCTGCTGGGCAGTAGGTGACTCCATGCCCTCTTGGAAGATTTGGCTTGGTAGGACTTCTGTGTGCATTTTGGTGTTTCCCACAGGCATTTTTGCAGTTTAAGTGACTGTTTAAGTCtttaatcttttaattaaaCCTTAGGCTGAAGGCGAACTGTAAGAGTCACTGCAGGGGAAAGATGAGCATGCAGGTCTTCAATTGCATTGCAGCAAATCTTATTagtaaaataattctgtatatAAATACTAGCTGTAACTCATTCCTCATGCTATCTGCTCCTCTTGGTTTTGACGTTTATgtcaggtgtgctcaggtgtgcaTGGTCGTGCAGGAGTGACAGAGTCATGAACCTGCAGAGCCTGTTGTCAGTTTTTGCTGGTACAGACAAGGATTTCAGGTGTGAAGTGTGACATGTGAGATCAGTTTAAGTTGTTGTAGCTAAGGACTTCACAGAATTTGTTTGGGTTAGGAGGGACCTGAGAGccccccattcccagcccaggcacgGCAGGGCcatctcccagtgtcccaggagctgccagccccaatgtccagcctggccttgggcactgccagggatccaggggcagccccagctgctctgggcaccctgtgccagggcctgcccaccctgccagggaacaatccctgcccaagatcccatctaAAGTgaccattttctcttgttttgtaATGGGAAATTCCTGCCCAGTTCCCACCCTGCATGAACTGCCTTGTGGAGCACAGGTGGGTTTTGGCAGATTTGGGCTTTGATGAAGCTTGACCTGAGAGATTATTTCTGCTGATCCCTACTTGCTTTGTCAGGAGCATTAGAGAAGTGCTTGAGGCATGGCACATAGCTCCTGAGGCACTTAATCAAATACATTTCAAAGATTTATAGAGAAACAGTGTCCATCAGGAAAGAGTTTTGTTTGGAAGAAAAGGATCTCGACAGTGCAGTACTTGTGGTGTAGGGACCATAAATATGAGAAACAAGAAGAAGCATTTTATGCCAAGAGTTAGTGCACTAACCcagctttttgggttttgaaCCTTTAATATTTCCTTGTTGAGCTGTTAATCTgtgtgcatttctttctttgtgtggGCACACAACCTTTGAGGTTGTTTGTTTCCTGCTGCACCATTCTCTGTCGTCAGGAGCAGTGCAGACATCTCCCAGCTGGCCCTGAAGGCACTGAGGGGCACTGACCCTGCTCCACTCAGAGGAGAATGGGCtccaagcaaacagaaaactgtCCTGAGCATTGTCATGAGGGAGTAGGACTGAGCATGGATGGTCCTGCTTCGACTTAATAGGTAGGTCACTGCCCAAGtttgatttaaaacattaattagtgatgtgaagaatgaaaatatgtCACTCCTGtgaagcagctgagctgctcttgcTGACCATTTCGAGGtcatggagagagagagaaaggtcACAGGAGTGGAAAATGTAGGTGGCAACAAGCCTTTGCAAAATAATCCACGTGAGGAGGAGTATTTTGGTTGTGAAGGACATGCTTGGAAGCCAAAAGTACAGAGAAcgctgcagctggagcagagcagggagtgagCCATACCTGGGTGTCCCTATTTTGTGCAGACTTACAATTTCCTGTCTGCTCAGAGCACAGGATTGCTCTGGGTTATTTGCTCATCTCAGGCATTTTGCAGTGATTGGTTCAGCCAGGGATCACACCTCTGTGGAGGCTGAGGGTGTTCTTTACCAAAACAGCCACcaatcccaccccagccccagcgTGGATCAGATTTTTTTGAACCTTGTTCCCTTAGTTTTGGGTATCTCTGGGTCTGTTCCAACTTTTAAGCACCCTTGCAGGGCAAAAGGAATTCCCAGTGTCCCATCCTGAATCTGTTGCCTCCTCTCCTGTCACTCTGCACCCCCAAGGAGACTCTTGAGCCTGGTTTCCCCTGATGCAGACTGTGGTGGACATCATTAAGCTATCCTCTCAGCCTTCCTCTCCCAGGCCCTCCTGTGCTGAACCCCATGAGGTTTCCTGCAGCccatttcctctgtgaaatGCTTTCTCAAGGGCAgtcctgctctccagctttTATGTGGCCCCATCAGTGGGCTGGCTGGCTGGGTGATGCCCCTCAGGCTGTGGTTAaaggcactggagcagagccatcagccccacaccagccccTAGGAGCTCTGTTAGCAAGTGGCAGCCTGCTGgacagcctgctgctgcccttcagcagcagaaaagcaaattacagGCTAAAATCTCAGGGCCCACAGTTGGATTTTGTGTTGAGCTGAGAGTTTTGGAGAGCTGACAGTGAAGCCTTTCCAGTTTTGTTTCTATGTAAAATCAGCAAAAGTCTGTTTCCCTCCCCCAGAATTACTATTATTAACCATCATTTGGAAAGCCAGCAGCAAAATGCTAGGGAATGTGCCCAGCATAGATGAGGAAGTAACAGCAATCACATGGAAGCTCAGCCTGCTTTACACTCAGCAGCTTCCCTTCTCAGCCAGCACACCATGCTGCTGATTTTCAACAGCAGCTAATTCACCATCTAGCTCTCAATTAGCTTCCAATTGTGACTTTTAGAGACTGCAGCCAGCTATGGGCCAGCTatccagccacagctctgcagataTGACTCACCCAGGGACCTTCCTGAGGAATGGTGTTCTGGCCCTGTTTCCATATGTGCAAAAAAGAAGCAATCAGTGGCACTTTCAGCacttgctgggttttttttcctttccactgtgctgctgagcacatGGGACCACGGTGAGCACAGAGATGTGAGTGGCAGCACATCCTCACTCAACTGAGCCACACTCCGCTGCCTTTGAAGCTGAGAGgtgcaggaggggctggagcaggctgtgctggtttgGCTGGGATGCAGAACATCAGCAAACTGGTCTGCTTGCTGGTTTTTGGGCCAGTCTGCTGCAGCCCAAGGGCACAGGGCAGAAATGAGCAGGGTGCTTACAGGAGATACTGTAAATATGTCCAGAAGTGCAAGTGTGGCACAGAATTAGAGATTTGTGCCTTTTGCACAGCTGAAGTGGCAATTTTCTTATCACCAACCAGGAAAGGGCAGCAGTGCCCCCAAAAAGAGCACACCCCAGTAAAGCTGCACCCAGGCCAGTCTGTGCCAGTGCAGCCAAGCATGGAGGAGACCTCAGGTGTCAGGTAGTGTTTTATTACACAATGTATTTATACAGAGATGTACAGGGGTGCCTTTCCATCAGAACGGCAGCCACGTTTACCCTCAGCTGCAgccatcagcagcagcttcatCTCCTGCCAAACTGGGGCAGGGGGGGTGGCACCTTGATGTCTTGAcctttttccagtttcttctcGCAGTCCACGAGGTAATTGACCCCGTCGATGACAATCTGGACCAGCTCCACCTacaacaagaacaaaattgTAGTAACAGAAGGTTTAGCACATCTGTTAATAGAAGAGTGGGAAGCTGTGCTGTCacaac
This sequence is a window from Parus major isolate Abel chromosome Z, Parus_major1.1, whole genome shotgun sequence. Protein-coding genes within it:
- the ZCCHC9 gene encoding zinc finger CCHC domain-containing protein 9; the protein is MTRWARRSAPPGARALSATPWEQLAPGREPEPPPAAKRRRKKKEYENQDVNGFAEHRGEQRAAEEEEEEARRKDRRRESRRLRRQERKRNAMVCFHCREPGHGVADCPAVLESQDMGTGICYRCGSTEHDISKCRAKVDPAAGPFPYAKCFICGEMGHLSRSCPDNPKGLYAEGGGCKLCGSVEHFKKDCPEKQNAEQVTVGRWTPGLSADHEDVAAAPAPQRAQPKRPKVVTF